In Ornithorhynchus anatinus isolate Pmale09 chromosome 17, mOrnAna1.pri.v4, whole genome shotgun sequence, the following proteins share a genomic window:
- the KSR1 gene encoding kinase suppressor of Ras 1 isoform X6, with product MGNSHPVVPPGARGRCCEELVTPQKIPQELTLDALLEMNESKLKETLKRCGASAEECSRIHSTFACFRKVTSLAGAADLKDDVCLPADPRREGGTSNPADAPGPAGVAAVGWTSGAPHLCKAGSGPQTRSVSVSAFPPAEAYPEGLPDALATQPPCGRLTPRTALGSPVTPPTTPQLRRQFKLKPPRTPPPPSRKVFQLLPNFPTLTRSKSHESQLGNRIDESPAAKFDIPQGSPQMVRRDIGLSVTHRFSTKSWLSQVCHVCQKSMMFGVKCKHCRLKCHNKCTKEAPACRISFLPLPKLRRTESVPSDINNPVDRSGEPHFGTLPKALTKKEHPPAINHLDSSSNPSSTTSSTPSSPAPFHSSNPSSATTPPNPSPMTQRDSRFNFPAAYYIHHRQQFIFPEISIPPQVTQPPNPADDLRANDQPKAEAAEEHEAETEEQEAAKSEPEDDEDEVEDLPNSRPPWKGTISRKASQTSVYLQEWDIPFEQVELGEPIGQGRWGKVYRGKWHGEVAIRLLEVDGHNQDHLKLFKKEVMNYRQTRHENVVLFMGACMNPPHLAIITSFCKGRTLHSFVRDPKTALDINKTRQIAQEIIKGMGYLHAKGIVHKDLKSKNVFYDNGKVVITDFGLFGISGVVQEGRRENQLKLPHDWLCYLAPEIVREMTPGKDEDKLPFSKAADVYAFGTIWFELQARDWPFKNQAAEALIWQIGSWEGVKQVLATVSLGKEVSEILSACWALDLQERPSFTLLMEMLEKLPKLNRRLSHPGHFWKSADRWRSRYNLKGRYYQPDFKNFCPVVEE from the exons AAGATCCCCCAGGAGCTCACGCTGGATGCCTTGCTGGAGATGAACGAGTCCAAGCTGAAGGAGACTCTGAAGCGATGCGGAGCCAGCGCCGAGGAGTGCAGCCGCATTCACTCCACTTTCGCCTGCTTCCGGAAGGTGACCAGCTTAG CAGGCGCGGCGGACCTGAAGGATGACGTGTGCCTTCCGGCAGACCCACGCAGGGAAGGCGGCACCTCCAACCCCGCggacgccccgggccccgccggcgtGGCCGCCGTGGGCTGGACCTCGGGAGCCCCCCACCTCTGCAAAGCCGGCAGCGGGCCGCAGACGCGCTCTGTCTCGGTGTCGGCCTTTCCGCCGGCAGAGGCCTACCCCGAGGGCCTCCCCGACGCGTTGGCCACGCAGCCCCCCTGCGGCCGGCTGACACCCCGGACTGCGCTCGGCTCCCCGGTCACGCCCCCCACCACGCCGCAGCTGCGCAGGCAGTTCAAGCTGAAgcccccccggaccccgccccctccgagcCGCAAGGTTTTCCAGCTGCTTCCCAACTTCCCGACCCTCACCAGGAGCAAGTCGCACGAATCTCAGCTCGGCAACAGGATCGACGAGTCCCCCGCCGCCAA GTTCG ATATTCCCCAAGGATCCCCCCAGATGGTACGAAGAGACATTGGCCTCTCGGTAACCCACAG GTTCTCCACCAAGTCTTGGctgtcccaggtctgccacgtgTGTCAGAAGAGTATGATGTTTGGGGTGAAGTGCAAGCATTGCAG ATTAAAGTGTCATAATAAATGCACAAAAGAAGCCCCAGCCTGCAGAATATCATTCCTGCCCT TACCCAAACTCAGGAGGACGGAATCTGTACCTTCAGACATCAATAACCCAGTGGACAGGTCTGGTGAACCCCATTTTGGAACCCTTCCCAAAGCCCTCACAAAAAAG GAACACCCGCCTGCCATAAACCACTTGGACTCCAGCAGCAACCCATCGtctaccacctcctccaccccgtCTTCTCCAGCCCCATTCCACTCCTCCAACCCCTCCAGTGCCACAACGCCCCCCAACCCCTCGCCGATGACCCAGCGAGACAGCAGGTTTAATTTTCCAG CTGCCTACTACATTCATCATAGACAACAGTTTATCTTCCCAG aaattTCCATCCCACCCCAAGTGACACAGCCCCCCAACCCAGCTGACGACCTCCG TGCCAATGACCAGCCGAAAGCAGAAGCGGCTGAAGAGCACGAAGCAGAA ACGGAGGAACAGGAGGCCGCGAAGTCAGAGCCGGAGGACGACGAGGATGAGGTCGAGGACCTGCCGAACTCGCGGCCGCCATGGAAGGGGACCATCTCCCGCAAAGCCAGCCAGACCAGCGTCTACCTGCAGGAGTGGGACATCCCCTTTGAgcaggtggagctgggagagccCATTGGGCAGGGGCGGTGGGGGAAGGTGTACCGTGGCAAGTGGCACGGGGAGGTGGCCATCCGCCTGTTGGAGGTAGACGGCCACAACCAGGACCACCTGAAGCTGTTCAAGAAGGAGGTGATGAATTATCGGCAGACCCGCCACGAGAATGTCGTGCTCTTCATGGGGGCCTGCATGAACCCCCCGCATCTCGCCATCATCACCAG CTTCTGCAAAGGGCGGACACTGCACTCATTTGTGAGGGATCCCAAAACGGCCCTGGACATTAACAAAACGAGACAGATTGCTCAGGAGATCATCAAG GGAATGGGGTATTTGCATGCCAAAGGCATCGTGCACAAAGATCTGAAATCTAAGAACGTTTTCTACGACAATGGCAAAGTGGTCATCACGGACTTTGGGCTGTTTGGGATCTCGGGTGTGGTGCAGGAAGGAAG GCGTGAGAATCAACTGAAGCTGCCCCATGATTGGTTGTGCTATCTGGCTCCCGAGATAGTCCGGGAAATGACTCCTGGCAAGGATGAGGACAAATTGCCATTCTCTAAAGCAGCTGATGTCTACGCATTTGG AACGATTTGGTTTGAACTCCAAGCGAGAGACTGGCCTTTCAAGAACCAAGCTGCTGAAGCCCTGATATGGCAGATTGGAAGCTGGGAAGGAGTGAAGCAAGTTCTGGCTACAGTCAGCTTGGGGAAAGAAGTTAGT GAGATCCTGTCGGCCTGTTGGGCTCTGGACCTCCAAGAGAGACCCAGCTTCACCCTGCTGATGGAAATGCTGGAGAAACTGCCTAAACTGAACCGGCGGCTTTCCCACCCAGGACACTTCTGGAAATCAGCTGA